A genomic segment from Luteibacter aegosomatis encodes:
- a CDS encoding bifunctional riboflavin kinase/FAD synthetase — protein MTLRLHRDVDGPCLAPEGSIVAIGAFDGLHLGHQAILAEVRRRAGERGLAPAVITFEPLPRAYFSAEPVPRLSGMREKAEGMGAAGIRELLSLRFDKALTEMGAEDFVRRVIVGRMAAREVWVGEDFRFGHRRGGDFALLARMGTELGFTAHAVAPVVVDGERVSSSRVRALLAESRFADAATLLGRPFVIDGHVEHGQQLGRTLGYPTANVHLRERVSPIQGIFAVRIGIGDGPCSWPGVASLGFRPTVNEVREPLLEAHLFDFSGDLYGQRIGVEFVRKLRDEAKFDDLDALTVQMRQDEIDARQALGMNPILVNA, from the coding sequence ATGACCCTGCGACTCCATCGCGACGTCGACGGCCCCTGCCTCGCGCCCGAAGGCAGCATCGTCGCGATCGGCGCGTTCGACGGGCTTCACCTGGGGCACCAGGCGATCCTCGCCGAGGTGCGCCGTCGGGCCGGGGAGCGTGGCCTCGCGCCCGCCGTGATCACCTTCGAGCCGTTGCCGCGCGCCTATTTCTCCGCCGAGCCGGTGCCCCGCCTTTCGGGCATGCGCGAAAAGGCCGAGGGCATGGGCGCGGCGGGCATCCGCGAACTGCTCTCCCTGCGCTTCGACAAGGCGCTGACCGAGATGGGGGCCGAGGATTTCGTCCGCCGCGTGATCGTCGGCCGAATGGCCGCCCGCGAGGTGTGGGTGGGCGAGGATTTCCGCTTCGGCCATCGCCGCGGCGGCGATTTCGCGCTGCTGGCGCGCATGGGTACCGAGCTGGGCTTTACCGCTCATGCGGTCGCGCCCGTGGTCGTGGACGGCGAGCGCGTGTCCTCGTCGCGAGTGCGCGCGTTGCTCGCGGAAAGCCGCTTCGCCGACGCCGCCACGCTCCTGGGGCGCCCCTTCGTGATCGACGGGCACGTCGAGCACGGCCAGCAGCTCGGCCGCACGCTGGGCTACCCCACGGCCAACGTGCACCTTCGCGAGCGGGTGAGCCCCATCCAGGGCATTTTCGCCGTACGCATCGGTATCGGCGACGGTCCATGCAGTTGGCCCGGCGTGGCCAGCCTCGGGTTCCGGCCCACGGTGAACGAAGTGCGCGAACCCTTGCTCGAAGCCCACCTGTTCGATTTCTCCGGCGATCTCTACGGCCAGCGCATCGGCGTGGAATTCGTGCGGAAGCTCAGGGACGAAGCGAAGTTCGACGATCTCGACGCCCTCACGGTGCAGATGCGCCAGGACGAGATCGACGCGCGGCAGGCCCTTGGGATGAACCCCATTCTTGTCAATGCATGA